Proteins encoded in a region of the Populus alba chromosome 13, ASM523922v2, whole genome shotgun sequence genome:
- the LOC118053219 gene encoding uncharacterized protein, with protein sequence MMSLLQKPFSKFLLLMFIPSFFAFPPNSSATSFGAATYVAAEGNKEAEALLKWKASLDDNHSQDVLSSWVGSSPCKWLGITCDNSRSVVNFSLPHFGLRGTLHSFNFSSFPNLRTLILSKNSLYGTIPSHISNLTKITYLDLCDNHFTGNIPLEIGLLTSLNFLCFCENNLTGLIPTSIGTLKHLSVLYLWGNKLSGFIPSSIWNMTMLTRLNLNRNNLYGSVPREIGQLEFLVELRLSSNNFTGHLPRDLCLGGLLVNFTAANNHFSGPIPKSLRNCTSLFRVRLEWNQLKGNISEDLGLYPNLNYVDLSHNDLSGELTWKWGGFHNLTGLKLSNNNITGEIPSELGKATGLQLIDLSSNLLKGTIPKELGQLKVLYSLTLHNNHLFGVLPIEIQMLSQLRVLNLASNNLDGSIPKQLGECSNLLQLNLSHNKFIGSIPSKIGFLHFLGDLDLSGNLLAGEIPSEIGQLKQLETMNLSHNKLSGSIPTTFVDLVSLTAVDISYNELEGPIPKIKGFIEAPLEAFMNNSGLCGNASGLKPCTLLTSRRKSNKIVILILFPLLGSLLLLLTMVGCLYFRHQTSRERISFLGERQSPLSFAVWGYEEEILHETIIQATNNFNSNNYIGKGGYGIVYRAMLPTGQVVAVKKLHPSREGELLDLRTFRNEIRMLIDIRHRNIVKLYGFCSLIEHSFLVYEFIERGSLKMNLSSEEQAMDLDWNRRLNVVKGVANALSYLHHDCSPPIIHRDISSSNVLLDSEYEAHVSDFGTARLLMPDSTNWTSFAGTFGYIAPELAYTMRVNEKCDVYSFGVVTMEVIMGMHPGDLISSLSASAFSSSSCSQINQQSLLKDVIDQRIPLPENGVAEGLVSIIKIAFACLLANPQSRPTMRQVASELIARRPPLPKSFSAITLEDLMPQTTVTG encoded by the exons ATGATGTCCTTACTACAGAAACCATTCTCAAAGTTTCTCCTTCTAATGTTCattccttctttctttgccTTTCCTCCTAATTCCTCTGCAACTTCTTTTGGCGCTGCCACATATGTAGCTGCTGAAGGTAATAAAGAAGCGGAGGCTCTCCTAAAATGGAAAGCAAGTCTTGATGACAACCACAGCCAAGATGTCCTGTCTTCTTGGGTTGGCAGCAGCCCTTGCAAGTGGCTTGGAATCACTTGTGACAATTCTAGAAGTGTCGTGAATTTCAGCCTTCCACATTTTGGTTTGAGAGGTACACTTCATAGTTTCAACTTCTCATCCTTCCCCAATCTTCGCACTCTCATTCTCTCAAAAAATTCACTCTATGGAACTATTCCATCCCACATTAGTAACCTGACCAAAATCACCTATTTAGACTTGTGTGATAATCATTTCACAGGAAATATCCCACTTGAGATAGGATTGCTAACAAGTCTTAACTTTTTATGCTTTTGTGAAAATAATCTAACTGGTTTGATCCCAACCTCTATTGGAACTTTGAAACACTTATCCGTTCTCTATCTATGGggtaacaaactctctggtttCATCCCTTCTTCCATTTGGAACATGACTATGCTTACTAGACTTAATCTGAATAGGAATAATTTATATGGATCTGTTCCTCGGGAAATAGGACAACTTGAATTCCTTGTTGAATTGAGATTGTCTTCAAATAATTTCACTGGCCATTTACCACGAGACTTGTGCCTTGGTGGGTTACTTGTAAATTTTACAGCCGCCAACAATCATTTTTCTGGTCCAATCCCTAAAAGCTTGCGAAATTGTACTAGTCTATTTAGAGTTAGGCTTGAGTGGAACCAATTGAAGGGGAATATTTCTGAAGATTTAGGCCTCTACCCAAACTTGAACTATGTGGACCTAAGTCACAATGATTTGTCTGGTGAGCTTACGTGGAAATGGGGAGGTTTTCACAACTTGACGGGCCTAAAATTGTCAAACAATAATATCACCGGTGAGATACCATCAGAGCTTGGAAAGGCCACTGGACTACAACTAATTGATCTCTCGTCAAATCTTCTAAAGGGGACAATTCCAAAAGAATTGGGGCAGTTGAAGGTGTTGTATAGCCTTACTCTTCATAACAACCATCTTTTTGGTGTCCTTCCCATTGAAATCCAAATGCTATCTCAACTTCGTGTCCTTAATTTAGCTTCTAATAATCTTGATGGATCAATCCCAAAACAATTGGGAGAGTGCTCAAATTTATTACAGTTGAACTTGAGTCATAATAAGTTCATAGGAAGCATCCCATCTAAGATAGGCTTCCTGCATTTTCTTGGAGATCTAGATCTCAGTGGGAATCTACTGGCAGGAGAGATACCATCAGAAATTGGGCAATTGAAACAGTTAGAAACGATGAACCTCTCTCACAACAAACTTTCAGGTTCGATTCCAACTACTTTTGTAGATTTGGTGAGCTTGACAGCTGTAGACATCTCCTACAATGAACTAGAGGGCCCTATCCCCAAAATCAAAGGCTTCATTGAAGCTCCACTTGAAGCTTTTATGAATAATAGTGGTCTCTGTGGAAATGCCAGTGGTCTAAAGCCTTGTACACTTCTTACAAGTAGGAGAAAGAGCAACAAGATTgtcattttgattctttttcctctcctggGCAGTCTACTTCTACTACTTACCATGGTTGGATGTTTATACTTTCGCCACCAAACAAGTAGAGAAAGAATCTCCTTTTTAGGAGAGCGACAAAGTCCACTCAGTTTTGCAGTATGGGGCTATGAGGAGGAGATCCTACATGAAACTATCATCCAGGCCACTAATAATTTCAACTCCAATAATTATATAGGGAAAGGGGGGTACGGAATTGTTTATCGAGCCATGTTGCCAACAGGTCAGGTGGTTGCTGTGAAGAAGCTTCACCCATCAAGAGAGGGCGAGCTTCTGGATTTGAGAACTTTTAGAAATGAGATTCGCATGTTAATAGATATTCGACATCGGAATATTGTGAAGTTATATGGATTTTGTTCATTAATTGAGCACTCTTTTTTAGTTTACGAGTTCATAGAAAGGGGAAGTTTGAAGATGAATTTATCTAGCGAAGAACAGGCGATGGACTTGGATTGGAATAGAAGGCTTAATGTTGTTAAAGGAGTGGCCAATGCATTATCCTATTTGCACCATGATTGCTCGCCTCCAATCATTCATCGAGACATTTCCAGCAGCAATGTTCTTTTAGATTCGGAATACGAGGCTCATGTTTCGGATTTTGGGACAGCTCGGCTCTTGATGCCTGACTCGACCAACTGGACCTCATTTGCTGGCACCTTCGGATACATAGCTCCAG AGCTAGCTTACACAATGAGAGTGAACGAGAAGTGCGATGTCTACAGCTTTGGAGTGGTCACAATGGAAGTAATAATGGGAATGCATCCGGGTGATCTCATCTCATCTCTTTCTGCATCTGCTTTTTCCTCCTCGTCGTGCTCACAAATCAACCAGCAGTCATTGTTGAAGGATGTGATAGACCAACGTATCCCACTTCCTGAAAATGGAGTTGCAGAAGGTTTGGTCTCCATTATCAAAATAGCATTTGCATGCTTGCTTGCCAATCCCCAATCCAGGCCAACCATGCGACAAGTAGCTTCGGAGCTCATAGCTCGAAGGCCTCCGCTGCCAAAGTCATTCTCCGCAATAACATTGGAAGATCTGATGCCTCAAACAACTGTGACAGGCTGA